The following are from one region of the Candidatus Krumholzibacteriota bacterium genome:
- a CDS encoding glycosyltransferase: MKSYTHRSSDKKRMKKEKIWISWHYHRRSDFLAREFGSDYYHFGTSAKSRLSRYRESIGRTITTIRHDRPGILFVQNPSIILVLLAVMLKQFFRYILINDLHTPYIDLPPVLAKLFWALQRFCIRHSDLTIVTNDNFRQRLHVDGVMILPDTVPSFDIEGDDNRLEGINILYVCTFAEDEPYGSVFRAAELLPDGFRIFVTGNFRKAGIDRDALSGRIDLTGYLPDREYLALLSRVDIVMVLTEQEGCIVCGGYEGVSLSKPLILSDTDTLKGYFSSGAVYTRHDERSIADAIIKAAGDRESLKKELESLKESLRKEWLKDFNMITFRIEDLKQEAGL; the protein is encoded by the coding sequence ATGAAAAGTTATACTCATCGCTCCTCTGATAAAAAGAGGATGAAAAAAGAAAAGATCTGGATCAGCTGGCATTATCACAGAAGAAGCGACTTTCTCGCCCGTGAATTCGGATCTGATTATTACCACTTCGGTACGTCGGCCAAAAGCAGGCTTTCGCGCTACCGTGAAAGTATCGGCAGGACAATAACCACGATCCGGCATGATCGCCCCGGAATACTGTTCGTTCAGAATCCGTCGATAATCCTTGTCCTGCTTGCCGTAATGTTGAAACAGTTTTTCAGGTACATCCTTATCAATGACCTGCATACTCCCTATATCGATCTTCCTCCGGTTCTCGCGAAGTTGTTCTGGGCTCTCCAGAGGTTCTGCATAAGACACTCCGATCTCACTATCGTGACGAACGACAATTTCAGGCAGCGGCTTCACGTCGATGGAGTAATGATCCTTCCCGACACGGTTCCTTCGTTCGATATCGAGGGTGATGACAATCGACTTGAAGGTATCAACATCCTTTATGTCTGTACTTTCGCCGAGGATGAACCGTACGGGTCTGTTTTCAGGGCGGCGGAACTTCTTCCCGACGGTTTCAGGATATTCGTGACGGGAAACTTCAGAAAAGCCGGAATAGACCGGGATGCTCTTTCAGGCAGGATCGATCTGACGGGATACCTTCCCGACAGGGAATATCTCGCCCTGCTGAGCCGCGTCGATATCGTCATGGTCCTGACCGAACAGGAAGGATGCATAGTCTGTGGCGGGTATGAAGGTGTCTCTCTTTCTAAACCATTGATCCTTTCCGACACCGACACTCTGAAAGGATATTTTTCCAGCGGCGCCGTCTACACGAGACATGATGAACGCTCGATCGCTGACGCTATTATAAAAGCTGCCGGCGACAGGGAGAGTCTCAAAAAGGAACTGGAAAGCCTGAAAGAGTCTCTCAGGAAAGAATGGCTTAAGGATTTCAATATGATCACCTTTCGGATCGAGGACTTGAAACAGGAGGCTGGGCTCTGA
- a CDS encoding glycosyltransferase, whose protein sequence is MKKRIRILQVIDSLRTGGAEKIVYDLATHLDGEKYEVSVCSMEDERDTFLAGKLDEERIRLHFPGRKEGFDPSLVGKIRDIIRNESIDIVHCHVGGELYGHAAAVRTRASVITTLHGIFHYSLKQKALIKYCGLFKNNHKIAVSEELMSLYKCDLLIYNGTPLLPDLSSQTVDDIQLHVKDDLITVAIIGRLSEVKNHFNFLDAAAAIIRETDIVRFLIVGDGPLQSELERYAAEVGVASRTDFAGYRKDMDEVLKGVDISALSSDSEGLPMVVLESMAAGIPVVSTQVGGIPELVIDGITGILVPPRDSGALASAILRLVKDKALRKEMGIESRKRVESLFSTDTMVEKYCSVYDKLVL, encoded by the coding sequence GTGAAAAAACGTATAAGGATTTTACAGGTCATAGATTCTCTCCGGACCGGTGGCGCGGAAAAGATAGTGTATGATCTCGCCACCCACCTCGACGGGGAGAAATACGAAGTCTCCGTCTGCAGCATGGAAGACGAGAGGGACACCTTCCTGGCCGGAAAACTGGACGAAGAAAGGATCAGATTGCATTTTCCGGGAAGAAAAGAGGGTTTCGATCCCTCACTGGTCGGAAAGATCCGCGATATAATCAGAAATGAATCGATAGATATAGTCCATTGCCATGTCGGAGGAGAACTCTACGGCCACGCCGCGGCTGTCAGGACAAGGGCATCGGTAATAACGACCCTTCACGGGATATTCCATTACAGTTTGAAACAGAAAGCGCTGATAAAATACTGCGGTCTTTTCAAGAATAACCACAAAATAGCGGTGTCGGAAGAGCTGATGTCACTCTACAAATGCGATCTCCTTATCTATAACGGCACGCCCCTTCTTCCCGACCTTTCCTCACAGACCGTGGACGATATCCAATTGCATGTAAAAGACGACTTGATCACTGTCGCCATAATCGGCAGGCTCTCTGAAGTAAAGAACCATTTCAATTTTCTCGACGCCGCCGCCGCGATAATCAGGGAGACCGATATCGTGAGATTCCTGATAGTCGGAGACGGACCTCTTCAGTCAGAGCTTGAAAGATACGCAGCTGAAGTGGGCGTCGCGTCTCGAACTGATTTTGCCGGTTATCGAAAGGATATGGACGAAGTCCTGAAAGGAGTCGATATATCGGCTCTCTCCTCCGACTCTGAAGGATTGCCGATGGTCGTCCTTGAATCTATGGCCGCGGGCATACCGGTAGTCTCTACACAAGTGGGTGGCATACCTGAGCTAGTGATCGACGGCATAACAGGGATACTTGTTCCTCCCCGCGATTCGGGCGCTCTCGCCTCTGCGATACTGAGACTGGTAAAAGACAAAGCTCTGAGGAAAGAGATGGGGATCGAATCAAGAAAAAGAGTGGAGAGTCTTTTTTCAACCGATACCATGGTTGAAAAATATTGTAGCGTATATGATAAGCTGGTACTTTGA
- a CDS encoding glycosyltransferase, with amino-acid sequence MKKIKVLHILSPLGNYGKERWLLAFLRKIDRSIVEPRVILLAPGGDPEIASHIKQIGIEYMVLESSSKFSSDDIKIIREEIIAAESDIVHSHDYKSDVYALFAARGLSAKKISTPHGWCATGDRKLGLYEKIDRIFLRHFDSVAPLSEKMASTLKRIKKKKLIVINNFVDLDTIPVPEEGDPRLIAYMGRLVSLKRVDDLINALAMVKDKETRLQIIGDGPMRGELESLAERLSISDRIDFLGHRNDSLDLLNRSRIMVLPSLTEGISRSIMEAMAMGKIVISTRIPGITELITDGRNGYLVETRDPKAIADVIDRIFGNMAKAVSVSANARTVIENDFSAARVVRDYEKLYSSLL; translated from the coding sequence TTGAAAAAAATAAAAGTCCTGCACATCCTCTCACCGCTGGGAAATTACGGAAAGGAAAGATGGCTGCTCGCTTTTCTGCGGAAGATCGACAGGTCGATCGTCGAACCCCGGGTCATTCTTCTTGCTCCCGGTGGGGACCCTGAGATCGCCAGCCACATCAAGCAGATCGGTATCGAGTATATGGTCCTGGAAAGTTCGTCGAAATTCAGCTCTGATGATATCAAGATTATCCGCGAAGAGATCATTGCCGCTGAATCGGATATTGTCCATTCTCACGATTACAAATCGGATGTCTATGCCCTTTTCGCCGCGCGAGGTCTTTCAGCAAAAAAAATAAGCACTCCTCATGGATGGTGCGCCACGGGAGACCGGAAGCTGGGGTTATATGAAAAAATCGACAGGATTTTTCTTCGCCATTTCGACTCGGTTGCTCCTTTGTCTGAGAAAATGGCCTCGACACTTAAAAGAATAAAAAAGAAAAAATTGATTGTGATAAACAATTTTGTCGATCTCGACACTATACCGGTTCCTGAAGAAGGGGACCCGCGGTTGATCGCCTATATGGGCAGGCTGGTCAGTCTCAAGAGAGTCGATGATCTGATCAATGCTCTTGCGATGGTTAAAGATAAGGAGACAAGACTGCAGATCATCGGTGATGGACCGATGCGTGGCGAACTTGAATCTTTAGCGGAAAGGTTATCCATTTCGGACCGTATAGATTTCCTTGGACACAGGAACGACAGTCTCGACCTTCTCAACAGGTCCCGGATCATGGTCCTGCCTTCGCTGACTGAGGGTATTTCCAGGTCAATCATGGAAGCGATGGCCATGGGAAAAATAGTCATCAGCACAAGGATCCCGGGGATCACGGAATTGATAACGGATGGTAGAAACGGATACCTGGTCGAAACTCGGGATCCGAAAGCCATAGCAGATGTCATCGACCGTATCTTCGGCAATATGGCAAAGGCGGTCTCCGTGTCGGCAAACGCGAGAACAGTCATTGAAAATGATTTCTCGGCGGCAAGGGTAGTCAGGGATTATGAAAAGTTATACTCATCGCTCCTCTGA